The nucleotide window TAGGAATTTATCAGGTTTTGGTCAGTCGTTCTGTGTATACAGAATCTCTCACGTACGTGTTTGGTCTTGTAAGAAGTGCTCTTACAATTGTAGCTTAATTTAAGAAACCAGCACAAAACATACCAAGAAAAGGCAGATATTGCTAATGAAAACTGAACCCATGCTGGTTAGACATAGGAGTAGTTATGGTGGAAAACTTCCCCCCATGCCCTTCCTTCAGAGACCAAAGGGTTTGTCCAAAACATAGATACTGGGGAAACAAATGGAGATTTTTtggagtatttttaaagaaacgtTTTCTGCTAAACTTGTTAAGAGGAAGACTTCAATCTGTCAACTCTTCTGGTTTCCATTTTTCTCTAGGATTCCCTTGCAGCAGAAATTGAAGGGACAATGCGGAAGGAATTGAGTCAGGGTGATGAATCTCTTCTCTCCAAGCAAAAGTATGTTTTCAGATTTCTATGtgctattttgatatttttccatATGCTTATATTAATTAATGTGAAACTGATCTCTGGAAATCTATAAATGTAAATGTTCCATCTATACTAAGTTTTCTACATAACCTAATAAAAAATGCTTTGTAGTATTTGGTAATCTTTTCAACTTTGAAACCTACTATTCTTATTTGATTCTATGAGGAAGTTGGGAATTTGCTAAAAGGGTGTTATTTCATTCTTTAATTTGTGAGATTTTTGATGCAAATTCTCGGATGCACAGCTCTAGTTTTATCCCTTTTAGTGCTTATGGAAGAATTCTCAGGTAAATGAAATTATAGCTGAAAGACTGCTAACAGTTTTCAAAGCCCTGAAGACCTGTTCTTGGATCTCTTACTTTTGAGCAAGaagtaataaattaaatgtaTCCTTCTGAAAccatatataaattaaattaaaaaaatacatgctcCTGAATATTCTCAAGTGGTTATCAGTAGAGATTCAGGTCTTTCAGGTCAAAGTAAGTGGCAATTCTGATATTTAATAGAAGAGTACTCCTGCAAACATGAGTGTCTTAGGCAATTCTGTTTTTCTGgccttaaatatttttattcaggtCTCTGCAGAGTTTTAAAAGTCTCTTGTTCAGagctttttctttattatatCTTTTCCAAAATGCTTCTGGAAACCACATTTGTTTGCTTGTCTTTTCTGCAGGAGTCAACAAAAGCGAGTATTTGACACTGTCAAGGTTGCTAACGTCACTCGTGGCcgctcttcttcctttcctgccCCATTGCCAATCCCTGGATCTAATCGGTCAAGTGTTGTTATGACAGCAAAGCCCTTCCAGTCTGGCATACACCAGTTGGAGAGCCATACACAGATGACCCAGAGGAGCAGCTCTGAGAAGAATTTGAAGTAGGAAACACAGCCTGTTATCTTTTTAAACCAACATTCAAAACAAAATCTGGACTGGACCTCTGCTGTGTAAGAGAGAAATAGTTAATTTAATGGCCTTAATATCTATTATTACTTGATGTTTCTACAGAGACATTCATAATCCTGGCCAGCTGGTAACCCCTGGAGACAGTGACTTGGTCACAGCTCTGCACAGGCTCTCCCTTCGTCGTCAGAACTACCTGAGTGAGAAGCAGTTCTTTGAGGAGGAATGGGAGCGAAAAATGCATTTGCTGGCTGACCAGAAAGAAAGGGCTAGTGGCTGTAGTACACCGACAGAAAGCTGTTTTTCCCTGGGTACAAACTCAGAATTCACTGACCTCTCTGCCAGCTCTAGTAATCTTCGTGTCCTCCTACCAGAAAAATTGCAAATTGTCAAACCCATTGAAGGTAAGAGGATGATCGTCCTTCTCTCATCAGCAGGAAAGGATTTTACATTAATTTGCCAACTAAATCATTGCTGGTCTGTGTTATAGCTAGGTACAATATGCCATAAGAGGAAGTAGTAGTATTTGGTAGGCTGTGTGCCCAACTAGCTCATCAGTATCCCTCTTTCTGCCTGGCTTTCTGATATGGTGCTGAGTGTTAGGCTTTTTCTTGGCATTGCCATCCAAGTACGTCATGTGTATCACAGTGTCAGTACCAGTTGGCTGGAGTTGTTTTGATCATGAATTCATCTAACTCAAGACAATAGTAGGTAATGGCTCTCTGAGACTCTTCTCTTTTGTCACACCAGGATCTCAGACCCTTTTTCACTGGCAGCAGCTTGCTCGACCCAACCTAGGCACCATTCTTGACCCAAGACCGGGTGTTGTTACAAAGGGGTTTACTCCTCTGTCTGATGATACTGTGTACCACATCTCTGACTTGGAGGAGGATGTTGAGGAAGAAGGTGAAGGAGGTATAACATTTCAAGTTCAGCAGTCCTTcctggaggaaaagaaatacGCTGTGGCAAAGCCAGTGGCAGGGATTTTCCTGCCACCTATTACTTCAGCAGCAGTGCCACTCACTGGTAAGATGCAtggctttttcccttcttttttttccacagtgtcTTTTTCTCAATTTAAGGTATTTGACCTTGCAACAATGCTCTTTACTGTCTTTGtcctttacttaaaaaaaaatagcagtgatAATAACATTATGTTAAACTTTTCTTTGATTAGTCTTTACCTGTCTTTATTTTTACCCTCAATGAATGTAAATTCTCCATATTGCAGCCTCAAATCCAGGGAAGTGTCTTTCTTCCACAAATTCCACATTTACCTTTACTACCTGTAGGATCCTTCACCCATCTGATGTCACTCAAGTTACTCCCAGGTATGATGACTGCTCACATCCTAAATGTTGCTGCATAGGAGTTGCTTTCTGGCTTCTGATATATggatcagtttttaaaaataccaaggcAGCTAGGCAACACATAGGATGTTATTCATACAAATAGTTGTAATTACAAAGAGGGGAAACTTGAGGTTCTCTAGAGTGAGAGTTAAAACAGGTTAGTGTAACTTAAAGGAAGTAAATATATACCCTTAAATAGCAGATGTCTTGTAtacctaattgtaaaaaaaaattatactactgcaatttttttcctattgtgttataatttttttaaactgagttaTTACTGGACATCTATGTTGATATTCTATCTAATATAGGTGTGGGTGACCACAGAAGGGAAATTCATTGGTACTTACACGAAAACCTCTCTGTCAACCCAGTATCTTCTAAATATTTCTCAGAACAGTAATTCTGAATCTACTAAAGCTGAAACTGTTACAGCTAATAGCAATAGTTTACTTTCTCTGGGGTGTTCTGTATACTAAAAGGCAAATGCAGAGCAGGTATAAATACGTCTAATTGTGCACATGTTCTCTCTTTTATTTCAGCTCCATGAGTGCCCCATTTTCACTTGGAAATACTGGCAGCAGTATGGGAAACCCAGTAGTGAGCACTCCAGCTGTGTCTTACAGGCTTAGTATTGGAGAATTTCTCACCAACAGAAGAGATTCAACTACTACCTTCAGCAGCACAAGCAGTCTAGCTAAACTTTTGCAGGAAAGAGGCATCTCTGCCAAGGTTTACGATAGCCCTGTATTAGAAAAACTGCCTTTGCTACAGCCCCCTCGAACTCTCCCCGTTCCTTCTACTCCCCCAAATTCTCCCTCGCGTTCACCTTGTCCTTCCCCTCCACCGTTCGAGCCTCGAGTGCATCACTCAGAAAATTTCCTGGCTTCTCGACCAGCAGAAACATTCTTGCAAGAAATGTATGGCCTAAAGCCCTCCCGTAACGCTCCAGATGTAGGCCAGCTGAAGATGAACCTGGTGGACAGACTGAAGAGGCTGGGTATTGCCAGGGTGATCAAGCCCCCTGAGACGCAGGACCACAGGAAGAGCCAGGGGCCAGAGGTCAGCTTGCGGAGGCAGGActctgctctgtttttaaatGCAGGTAGCAACTTAATGGCAGGACTGAGAAGAAACCAGAGTCTTCCAGCCATGATTGGAGCATTGGGAGCTCCAGTTTGCACACAGTCATCAAAAATGGATATCTTAAAGGAGGACTGACAGCTTTGAAAAATGATTGACTTCTAGCATAGTAAATAATACCTGAGGGATAAACATCCAGTACAGGCATTGTTAGATGTGTTACAGAAGAGTTGGAGAAGGCATGTGCATGTTAAAGATGTGGGAGAGAGAAGCGTTGGGATCAAGGAGAAAAGAACATTGCTTGGACTTGAGGAAGAGGGCTTTTGTGGAAgataagaaagaagaaaccaaaGCTTAGTTTTGAGATCTCCTTCAGCATCTGTCTTaacataagcaaaaataaaatattattgtaCACATTCTCAGTATTTTAACCTTTTACACTGTATGGGTAGAACTTGCAGGTGCTGTTCTATTTTTTCCACCATATGACCGTAGTATTTTAGTAGTTGTTAGCAGTCAGGCTGTATCATTTAAATACAACATTAAAATAACAGTCTGACCAGCATTATTGGTCCAAGTTCCTCTCTGTAGCAAGCAAATAGAAaactgatattatttttttttattcttgtattttccatttcagaaacTACTCTTTTGAACTCCTCCCCACTTTGAGAAGCAGGGGAGAGAACCTTTAAATCTACATAAGAGAACGATACTTCTTGTTAGTGAACACAGAAACTAGTGGTCAGGATTTATATTTTGAAAGAGTGCAGTTGTGCTAGTGAGGTATTAACAAAGTAATTTCTTTCCAGAGTTTCTGAAGCACACAGAGGAAGGTGCAATGAATAGGAATTAAGAAGCAGGAAAGTATGTATTAGGataaaaacttcaaactaagaAATCTTTCTAAAGTGTGCTGTGCATCTTTTTTACATGATGGTATTTTTGCACATACAAAAGAACTCAGGCACATTTCAGTGTTGCAAAAGAAGATAAAACCTAGGTGCTTGATTCagggtttctttttatttggcaTAAACAGAGAGCGTTTACTTTAAGACAAGTGTCAGAAATTAACTAAGCTGACTCTTCTCTTGACAGGTGGGCATTCTGTATATTTGAGATTTCTGCAGTAAACTTCATGCTTTTCATtcacttatttctgcttttaggGAGGATTTTGTTTAAAACGTTTCATTAAGAGCAAAGTTTACCAGTCTATATCcagaaacaagaaaatgaaaagctagTGTTCTTTGTAGCATTTTAATGAACATAAATCAGTTTTGTCTACACTGAAATCCTGTGTTTTGCTAATGGAGAGTGGTTCTTACCCTGATTCTGAACAAAGCTGAGACTTTCTGTCTCAGAAGAGAAGTCAGTTTTAGTCATCTAAGTGGCGATTGGTGAAATATTACTGCCTATACTGCTTTTTGGATTTCTTCCTGTCCAGGGTTCTAGTCATAACTGAATAATCTACAGTAGATTTATAGGgtaacttaaagaaaaaaaataatgtgccAAAATTCCTTGGAGGAATGGGTCTTCATTAGTGACCTGAATGGAAACAGGTTCTTTATGTAATTTTTCACTGTACctgtcaacattttaaaattattttaaagcttaGTTTCCATACAATTGGATAAAACAGTCAAAGCTTACCTTGCTTGTTACAGTGTATGTGGGAGGTAGCTGGTGTCTGCCTGGGTGTGTGGTGTGAAGCATCAGTATAATTACACTGATTTGCAATTGCTGTAAGGCGCATCCACAATAATTGGCGCCCTTGTTGCTGCAGGGTTGAGTGAAGTAGGGTagaaaaagaaagccttttaGCCTGGTTTATAGGAAACTTGTAATGTGGCCTTTCTGCTTTTATCACCTATAGATGATAATTCTATAGAACTTGTGATGACTCTTTGATATAAGTCtttttttgtaaaaggaaaaggaGTAACCACTTCAAACCTGCACAGGGGTTCTTAGCAGAAGCTTGTCTGTCAGCAGCGCACAGAAATACTTAGGAACTCCTGGAGTTGCCTTTTGCTCTCTAAGCAAAACCTTACACTTATAAATGGTGagttttattaaaatactatatacgggttttggttttttaatgaaaaatatttaatttcttcatgtaagTATTTATGTTTGTACGTACTTGGCTGTGCATAGGGTCTTGCCTAGCTAAATAAAGGAAGAGTGAAAGGAGTCGGGGAGGCAATTTTGGTCTACATTAAACAATAATGGTTATGTCTGCTGTGTTAACTTCTAGGGAAACAACAGGAATGAGTTAAGAAAAGATTAGGCAGTTTGGTATCATTAGAGAAGTGTATAGTCTGTCAAAAGTATGTCCATTTTATATGTGTTTGTTATAGAAATACGTGTAAGTTACAGATACACTTTTGAAGGTATTACACTGTGTTTCTAACTAGCTTTATTAGATAACTCCAGCCATTGGATCGTCCTGTGTGTTAGCAGCAGAAGCAATAAATGAATTAAATCAGAATTCCTTTGGCAGACCAGGTTTCAGTTAAAATTAATCTAAATGCAcattaaatgcatatttatttttggGATGCTTCCATATTCAATATAACAATATAAGCTGCTTCAGTTCAAACAATACTATGGATATGTcaagaggttttgtttgttttctgtaggaTAATGTAATCAGATACTTTACACAAGGCTGAAACCTGTACACCGTTGTGTGTTTATCCAGTTGGTTGATGCTGTGGTGTAGCATTGTGGAGAATCTGTCATGCGTTTATACCTTTGGATGGTCACACGCATTTTGTATATATGTGCCTAGCTTGAAGCAACAGGGAAAATTGGTACTTCTTCCAAGTTTACTGTTTTGTGCCAAAACCTAGAAGATAAACTTTTTTGAACAACGTACGTGTTTTGGAGAACATACTAAAAGTTGCCATTAATCTAGGAACTGATTTGGCTTCTGTTGCTTCCAGTAAGAGAGGAgagaattatatatataaaaaaatatcttaCATGACTAAGATAGCTGAGATCCTGCACAAGATCTTTTGATCCTGCGTGGTGTGTTTTGGTTGAACAGGAGGTGGAACCAGAAGGAATGGAGAATTGCATTTTGGAAAGGTTCTGTTATCTTGCAGGTTTGAGACAAACACAGGTGCTAGAAAGAAAGGACTTAGCCATGCTTGTGAAAGTTTCAAGAGACAGAAGGAAATTCTTCAGTGTTTGCTTTTATTCAGGTTGGCTTAAACCAAGTACAAATTTATAGCTTTCTAGTTTCACTGGTTTTGATAAACTCAGTGATACCTGCATGCTCAAAATACCTGTGGTCAGTTAAAACTCTACTGGAGttaaacagcagcagagaaggaaggagaataCTGGTTTTGGGCCTCATTTGGCTGTTAGATGAGGGGATTACACACAAAGTTTCAGCACTCTGGGAACTTCATGGTatatttttcatctgctttttgcACTTTTGTTTCATAGTGGAATGTAAATTTGATAATAAACATGTATAACATGCCATTTTTCAGTATATTGGTGTATCTTGTGTGATTTGTTCCAGATGTTATCTTCTATACCACAGTGTTCTATAATAAACCTAAAATAGGCCTTTTTTGGCTAAAATTTACCCGTTATACTGTAGACAAGCTTGTTGAGTTGGTATCTGCACAAGTGGTGGCTGTGAAAGCTGAGAAATTGATTTAAAAACTTAATCAGGCTGAGCTGGGCTGTTTGCTGTTATGTTTATACTATGCGGTTAGAGGTGGGAGATGTGCAGTACAAGCTGCGATCTGACCGCACAGTAAATGTGCCATGCTTAAATCTAGAACGCCACGCTTACAGAGGACCTTCTTCAAAAGCCTTTTACTTGAGAAGAAAAAACTACACAAATGAAGAATAGCTCATCAACCTCTAAACAGAGTATTTGAATGTGAGCCTCACTTTAAATGTTTTCTGGTactttggggttgttttgggttgtATTTGTGGTTAAATGAGAGTAGAGATTGAAACCAAGCTACTTACTCTTGAAGACAACTCCCTTTGTGTCGGTCTCACTGAAGTTCTCTTGGCCCAGAGGTGCCAAATTCTTGCCAGTCATGTCAGCCTGGGGCTGTGCATACCCCCTTCAGCCCAAGCCCCTGCACTCACATTGCAGGCTGAAGGTTCTGATCATTTTCTGATCACTTTCTTCACTGGTACAGAATGGGAACAATATTGATTTGCAGTTAACAGTTTCTTACTTGAATTAGTCAAACAATTACTGGCAGTGGTTCCTCTAGTAGTCTGTCTGCACATCTCAAAGAACCAGGAACCACCGTTATCCTACAGTAAGTATTCTGTatttggttttcttattttttctgccATGAGAAGGGGTTGCACTTTTGTCAGACTGAAGTTGACTTTTCAGCTCAACTTTTCATACGCTGAAGTTTGAGTTGCATGTTTTGAGGAGACATTTTCTTCCCGCCCGTTATCTGTAACTGTCACACCTATAAATGCTTAGGCAGGATGGAGCCATAAAGCTGGAACACCAGTATCTGGGTTTCAAGAGACACTGACCAAGTTCCCTTCACTAGTAAGTAGGTAACTTACACTGTTCCCTATTATTGATTGTATTTATGTGCACAAGTACTTAACATGTTTGTATGTCCTCAGAACAAAGGCCTGTGTTACCGACTTAATTAACTAATGACGTTACAGAGGATGTCCCACAGTGGAGAAGCATTACAGCCACAGGCAGCTAAACAGCACCAGAGGAACGTTGGCTACTGGTAGAGCTGGGATTTCCAGCTATGTGCTCTCTCCGCATCAAAGCTGTTCATGATGcgtatgaaaagaaaattaatgcagtGTACAAGTTCCTGTTGAACTGAAGAGATTTCAGCTTTCCTGAAATGCCTGAGCTGGAGGTGTACAGCTGGCTGCTGCTTTCTAAGGATGTACATGCTATGTAAAAGTGTAAGAGTTTGgggaggtggtttttttttccacttgttctCTAGCACTTTGGACGTAATAAGGGAAGAGAGTTGTAATGCCTTTAAAGCTGCAGAAAAAGCGCTAGAATTAAGCACAGACGCTCAGGCATGCCTGAGTAAGGTGAAAGGAAAAACTTCCTGGAGAAAATAGGGTTTTAAATCAATGGGACTTGGGCAATTCTGAGAATAAATTCTGGAGTGGTTCTGCATAGATGAGACTTGGAAGTGCCTTGagctcattttcctttttgttggtCACACTGCTAAAAGAAAGACTTTTGACGCTCTCCCAAGAGCAAGAGCctttaaatagcattttataCAATGGACAAGTGAATACAAATAAAGCCTTTTTTGTGGGTTGGAGTCTCCACTTTAAAGTACCTTTAACTCGGGCAGTTGAGTTCTTGGTGCGTACATTTGGATAGATAACCCAAGAGAAGCTTTTAGCAGAAATTTCCAAATGAATGGGAAAGGCGGAAAACCTGTgaactggttttggctggggtacaGTTCACTTTATAGCACCGTATCAGCtactgtgttttgggtttgtgctgaaaacagtaacACAGGgatttattgctgagcagtgcttacacagtcaaggacttttctgcgagcaggctgggggtgcacaaggctTCTCGAGGGGACAGCcaaccccaactgaccaaagagatatcccAGCCcgtgtgacatcatgctcagcaatagaactgggggagaaagagggaagaagatAGGGGGATATTTGgtgtgatggtgtttgtcttcccaagcaaccgttctgtgatggagccctgctttcctggagatggctgaacacctgcctaccgatgggaagtggtgagtgaGTTCCTTGCTTgtgcatgtggcttttgctttacctattagaCTATCTCAACCcattcattttctcatttatcCTTCCTACTCTCTCCCCCATCCAACTGGTGGGCAGGGTGGGGCTGAGCTATCTACCAGGGTTAAAGTACAACctgtttccatttcatttttctggTGGCTCAACTTACCCCACAAGTTCTCGTGCACTTGAAGCTAGCAAAGAAAACTCCTTCCTAGTTAAAGGATGGCTAAATGCTGTTCCTCCCATCTGAGTCATGAGGAACTGACAGAAAGGGAACACCGCCAGACTGACGAGAATTCCCTTCATGGCACTGTGTCATCAGAGCCATTAGTAGTGCTGTGAAGTGACATATGTACATGTGGTTTCCTTACATACTGCTTTCACAGTTTGCTTCAAGAAGCTCACATCAGAAATCACTGGTGTGCAAGAACATTTCCAGAAATTACTGAAGAGAGCAGCTGCTGAAGAAAGCTGGATACTGGCAAAACTTTGTGTAAAATTCCGTACAATTGTGTTTATAGTTAAGATTTTAGGCTGTCAGATTACCTGAGGATCTGTCCCTACAATCTTAACTCTGAACTGAGAACAAGACAGCACCAAAGGGAGGGACACAGTGATGGTACCCCAAGTCAGTGTGAGCCAGAATTGCCTGCCTCCTTTCTATGAACAAGTGATTGTGGAGCTGCCAGACTCTGAACTGGCTAGATGTCAGCTGCTTTGTAGGAGGAGACTAATGGTGGAGATTGATAACTGACAGATTTGATTCCTAACTGATGAATTCCTTATCAGATTCATAACTCATTATATGAGGATATTCTTGGTAAGACCTTGTTTATGGTATGTGTTCAATCTTGCTGGAACCCTAAATTATTTTACCATGAATGCCTGAGACAACTAGTTCCTTGAACGTAGCTAACTGTATTGGGTGTATCCTCTTCCCTTTGCTTGCTAAGGAAAAAGTCTGTGTGAGCATGCTGTCAGTCAGACATCTCTGACTTCAGAATCTCTTGGCTCACTTAGATTTTGTCAGCAATGCCGACCAAAGAAGATCCAGCTTTCCCCTCTAACGGAAAGGGAACTGTGAAAGTCCAGTACCTCTGATCTGCCTGATCCCTGGCTGGAGCCAGTGTGACAGGCAGGGAGCCCACGAGGTACGCACAGAACTGGAAGTTGCTGAAGAACAGAGGTGACTTGTAAGAGGTAAAGTGCTGAGCAGTAGGCGTGGGGAGAGAGAGGATCTAGGTTAGAAAATCCCCCATAAAACAGGTTGCAGTAATTATTTTGCCCATGAAGTAATATGCTTGTTTGCTGCAGTTTctattcaatattttaaaaaataaatatgggtTTCTTTCTCTTGGATTGCACATTTCTTGCCATGCCCAAGTAACAGACAAACTTCTGTATATAAGCTGTCCTTGCTTCAGCACAACTCTTAATGGTTTCGTGATGAATCCCTAAACAAGCATCAACAACTATCTTGGAAAATTATTCCTAAAATCTGGAAGCACAGATTTGCCTGTTTCTGTAACTGCTTGCTGCATGTGCCGCTTGTTAAGGTTCTAATTGTTCTCAGTCTATTAATCTCTTTGCTGTTATCTTCACAGACACAAACTGGtaccaaagagagaaaaaatatttagcacaGGAGTCCAGGGAAGGATTTACTCTTAAAATAACTCCAGTGAGGATCTACCGGTGTAGTTAAATAATCACCTGCACTGATATCATTAATGCTGAAAGCTGAAACAAGGGTGTAACAGaattaacatttcaaaacaaaacagagagactAACGAAGCTTTAGCTTCT belongs to Athene noctua chromosome 7, bAthNoc1.hap1.1, whole genome shotgun sequence and includes:
- the TRAK2 gene encoding trafficking kinesin-binding protein 2 isoform X2, with product MNFDHRGLESISDVCSSEDLPEVELVSMLEEQLPDYKLRVDSLYLYENQDWIQSPACHSHLPEINSPVHDEEPFHYMILGTDNVEQKTCSDADMVKHLLAEKDRDLELAARIGQALLKRNHLLTEQNEALEEQLGQTLDRVNQLQHELSKKDDLLRIVSIASEESETDSSCSTPLRFNESFNVSHDLLQLDVLQDKLRELEEENLALRSKACHLKTETITYEEKEQQLVNDCVKELRQTNAQISRITEELSEKSEELVRYQEEISSLLSQIVDLQQKLKEHVIEKEELKLHLQASKDAQRQLTAELHELQDRNAECLGMLHESQEEVKLLRSRASSVACLCHHQSCGAFPVDSLAAEIEGTMRKELSQGDESLLSKQKSQQKRVFDTVKVANVTRGRSSSFPAPLPIPGSNRSSVVMTAKPFQSGIHQLESHTQMTQRSSSEKNLKDIHNPGQLVTPGDSDLVTALHRLSLRRQNYLSEKQFFEEEWERKMHLLADQKERASGCSTPTESCFSLGTNSEFTDLSASSSNLRVLLPEKLQIVKPIEGSQTLFHWQQLARPNLGTILDPRPGVVTKGFTPLSDDTVYHISDLEEDVEEEGEGGITFQVQQSFLEEKKYAVAKPVAGIFLPPITSAAVPLTASNPGKCLSSTNSTFTFTTCRILHPSDVTQVTPSSMSAPFSLGNTGSSMGNPVVSTPAVSYRLSIGEFLTNRRDSTTTFSSTSSLAKLLQERGISAKVYDSPVLEKLPLLQPPRTLPVPSTPPNSPSRSPCPSPPPFEPRVHHSENFLASRPAETFLQEMYGLKPSRNAPDVGQLKMNLVDRLKRLGIARVIKPPETQDHRKSQGPEVSLRRQDSALFLNAGSNLMAGLRRNQSLPAMIGALGAPVCTQSSKMDILKED
- the TRAK2 gene encoding trafficking kinesin-binding protein 2 isoform X1, with product MNFDHRGLESISDVCSSEDLPEVELVSMLEEQLPDYKLRVDSLYLYENQDWIQSPACHSHLPEINSPVHDEEPFHYMTLIELPSSSLAGSHKFAQVLGTDNVEQKTCSDADMVKHLLAEKDRDLELAARIGQALLKRNHLLTEQNEALEEQLGQTLDRVNQLQHELSKKDDLLRIVSIASEESETDSSCSTPLRFNESFNVSHDLLQLDVLQDKLRELEEENLALRSKACHLKTETITYEEKEQQLVNDCVKELRQTNAQISRITEELSEKSEELVRYQEEISSLLSQIVDLQQKLKEHVIEKEELKLHLQASKDAQRQLTAELHELQDRNAECLGMLHESQEEVKLLRSRASSVACLCHHQSCGAFPVDSLAAEIEGTMRKELSQGDESLLSKQKSQQKRVFDTVKVANVTRGRSSSFPAPLPIPGSNRSSVVMTAKPFQSGIHQLESHTQMTQRSSSEKNLKDIHNPGQLVTPGDSDLVTALHRLSLRRQNYLSEKQFFEEEWERKMHLLADQKERASGCSTPTESCFSLGTNSEFTDLSASSSNLRVLLPEKLQIVKPIEGSQTLFHWQQLARPNLGTILDPRPGVVTKGFTPLSDDTVYHISDLEEDVEEEGEGGITFQVQQSFLEEKKYAVAKPVAGIFLPPITSAAVPLTASNPGKCLSSTNSTFTFTTCRILHPSDVTQVTPSSMSAPFSLGNTGSSMGNPVVSTPAVSYRLSIGEFLTNRRDSTTTFSSTSSLAKLLQERGISAKVYDSPVLEKLPLLQPPRTLPVPSTPPNSPSRSPCPSPPPFEPRVHHSENFLASRPAETFLQEMYGLKPSRNAPDVGQLKMNLVDRLKRLGIARVIKPPETQDHRKSQGPEVSLRRQDSALFLNAGSNLMAGLRRNQSLPAMIGALGAPVCTQSSKMDILKED
- the TRAK2 gene encoding trafficking kinesin-binding protein 2 isoform X3, with translation MALIELPSSSLAGSHKFAQVLGTDNVEQKTCSDADMVKHLLAEKDRDLELAARIGQALLKRNHLLTEQNEALEEQLGQTLDRVNQLQHELSKKDDLLRIVSIASEESETDSSCSTPLRFNESFNVSHDLLQLDVLQDKLRELEEENLALRSKACHLKTETITYEEKEQQLVNDCVKELRQTNAQISRITEELSEKSEELVRYQEEISSLLSQIVDLQQKLKEHVIEKEELKLHLQASKDAQRQLTAELHELQDRNAECLGMLHESQEEVKLLRSRASSVACLCHHQSCGAFPVDSLAAEIEGTMRKELSQGDESLLSKQKSQQKRVFDTVKVANVTRGRSSSFPAPLPIPGSNRSSVVMTAKPFQSGIHQLESHTQMTQRSSSEKNLKDIHNPGQLVTPGDSDLVTALHRLSLRRQNYLSEKQFFEEEWERKMHLLADQKERASGCSTPTESCFSLGTNSEFTDLSASSSNLRVLLPEKLQIVKPIEGSQTLFHWQQLARPNLGTILDPRPGVVTKGFTPLSDDTVYHISDLEEDVEEEGEGGITFQVQQSFLEEKKYAVAKPVAGIFLPPITSAAVPLTASNPGKCLSSTNSTFTFTTCRILHPSDVTQVTPSSMSAPFSLGNTGSSMGNPVVSTPAVSYRLSIGEFLTNRRDSTTTFSSTSSLAKLLQERGISAKVYDSPVLEKLPLLQPPRTLPVPSTPPNSPSRSPCPSPPPFEPRVHHSENFLASRPAETFLQEMYGLKPSRNAPDVGQLKMNLVDRLKRLGIARVIKPPETQDHRKSQGPEVSLRRQDSALFLNAGSNLMAGLRRNQSLPAMIGALGAPVCTQSSKMDILKED